DNA sequence from the Suttonella indologenes genome:
ATCAGGAAAAGGGCAGTAAATTTTTAGCTTTCGCCTTTCCTTGCCGGCAGGAAGATGAGTTTGGCAAACGCTTGGCAGATTTGCGTCAGGCGCATCCTAAAGCGCGTCATCATTGCTATGCTTGGCGTTTGGGCGAGAATGGGCAGCAGTACCGTGTTAATGATGACGGCGAACCTAGCGGTACGGCGGGGCTGCCGATTTATCATCAATTACAGTCTTTTGAGGTTTCCGATTGCGGTCTGATTGTGGTGCGCTATTTCGGCGGTACTTTGCTCGGGGTATCCGGTTTAATCCGCGCTTATAAGCAGGCGGCGCAAGATGCGCTTAAGCAGGGGCGTTTTCTCCCGATTGTGCCGAAGGCGGAGTTTGTGGCGGTGGCGGAGTATGCGCAGGTGCATCGTTTGATGCAGGCGGTGCAGCAGCATCAGCTGGACATTATCAGCCAAGAGATGGGGATTTCCTGCCGCTTTCATTTGCGCGGAGAGCGCGATAATCTTGAAGCTATCCGCGCACAATTGCATTCTTTCAATATTTCTACGCAAGATTATGACTAAAGAAGAGTATTTCAATCGATTTTTACCGCCGCATCTTCAAGCCAAAGATAGCGGACAGGCTTATGCGCCGGCGAATATCGCTTTGTCTAAATATTGGGGCAAACGCGATGCGGCGCTAAATTTGCCGATGAACGGCAGTTTATCGATTTCCTTAGGCGCGCTCGGTACGCATACGACGGTCATTGCGATTGATGCGCCGCAGGATATGATGGTTTTGAATGGTAAAAACATCAGCCCCGACAGTGCTTTTTACCGCAAGACACAGGCATTTATCCGTTTGTTCCGCCGCGGACAAACACCTTCTTTGCTGATTGAGAGTAGTAATACGATTCCCACCGCCGCAGGTTTGGCTTCCAGCGCCTCCGGTTTTGCCGCGCTGACTTTAGCTTTAGCGGATTTGTGGCAATTGGATTTGGACAGCCGCATTTTGTCGAGTTTTGCACGGATTGGCAGCGGCAGCGCCGCGCGTTCTCTCTGGCATGGTTTTGTCAAATGGCAAAAGGGCGAAGCGGCGGACGGCAGCGATTCTTATGCAATGCCGATTACTAGCGATTGGCAGGATTTGCATATCGGTTTATTGGAAATCGATACGGCGGAAAAAAGCGTTTCCAGTCGCGACGGTATGAATCATACGGTAGCGACTAGTCCGCTGTATGCACCTTGGGCGGCCTGTGCTGAAGCGGATTTGCAAACAATTGAAGAAGCGATTGCCAATCGAGATTTTCATCTGCTTGCGCAAACCGCCGAATCGAATGCATTTGCCATGCATGCTAGCATGATGGCAGCGCGTCCTGCGTTGATTTATCTGCAAGCGGAGAGTTTCCGTCAGATTGCGCGTATTCATGCCCTGCGTGCGCAGGGATTGCCGCTCTATTTCACCGCCGATGCCGGCCCGAATTTGAAATTGCTGTATCTGGCGAAAGATGAGGCGGAAGTTCTGGCCGCTTTTCCTCATATGGTCGCCATCAATCCTTTCGCTTAGCAGCGGTATCTGCAAACAGCCGCTGCTTAAATCCGCTTCACCTTATCGCGCCCGATTGCCGCTGTGCTATAGTAGGCATACGGCAAGGCAAATACTTTTTAATTCTTCGGCACTCTCAAGTGCGGCGCTATCGCCGTTAAAACAAGGCTTAAAGGAACAGTCATGGCAGAACAAACCACACATCAATCCGGCATGGGCGCGCTGCCTTTTGCAGGCGGCATTTTTTTCCGCGTATGGGCGCCGCATGCCGATGCGCTTGCCGTGACGGGCGATTTTAATGATTGGTCGGAAAGTGCTAATCCTTTAATCCATGAAGGCAATGGCTATTGGTACGGCGAAGTCGCAAGCGCCGCACTTGGGCAGCAATACCGCTACTGCATCACAAACGGCGAACAAAAGCTTTCGCGCATCGACCCTTATGCTCGGCAAGTGACCAATTCGGTGGGCAACGGCGTGATTTACGATCCCGCCGCCTTTGATTGGGAAGATGATCATTTCACGCTGCCTGCGCATAATGAACTCGTCATCTACGAAATGCATGTCGGCTCTTTTTACAGAGAAGACGAAAACGAAGTCGGCAATTTCGACATGGTCTTAAAACGCTTGGATTATCTGCAAAAACTCGGCATTAATGTGATTCAAGTCATGCCGATTGCCGAATTCGCCGGCGATTTGTCTTGGGGCTACAATCCCGCACATCTTTTTGCGGTCGAAAGTGCTTACGGCGGTCCAGACGGCTTTAAGCGCTTAGTCAAAGAAGCGCATCGTCGCGGCATCGCCGTCATTCTTGACGTGGTCTATAACCATTTCGGTCCCAGCGATTTGGATTTGTGGCAGTTTGACGGCTGGCAGGAAAACGACAAAGGCGGTATCTATTTTTATAACGACCACCGCTCGCAAACCCCTTGGGGCGATACGCGCCCCGATTACGGGCGCGAAGAAGTACGCCGATTCATTCATGATAATGTCATGATGTGGCTAAAAGATTATCATCTTGACGGACTGCGCTACGATATGACGGTCTATATCCACAGCACCGATGCCGGCGGCGAGGCGATTCCCGAAGGTTGGCATCTGCTGCAAGAAATCAATGCTTCGGTGCGCCAAGCCTTTCCCGGCCGCATTACAATTGCCGAAGACCTGCACAGCAACGAAGCCATCACCGCCGATACTGCTGCCGGCGGTGCAGGTTTCCACTCGCAATGGGACGCGCAATTCGTCCATCCTATTCGGACTTTCGTCACCGCCGCGCAAGATCAAGAACGCTCCATGCACGCTCTCGCCGCCGCCCTGAGCTTCCGCTACGGCAATGACGCTTGCAGTCGCGTGATTTACAGCGAATCGCATGATGAAGTCGCCAACGGCAAAGCGCGTGTGCCGCAGGAAATCCACCCCGATGATCCGCAAGGCTGGTATGCGCAAAAACGTTCCACCCTCGCCGCCGCCCTGCTCTTTACTGCTCCCGGCATTCCGATGATTTTTCAGGGACAAGAATTCCTGCAAGGCGAATGGTTTCGCGACGACGTACCGCTGGATTGGGATCTGCGCGAAGACTATCACGGCATCGTTCGCATGTACCGCGATCTAATCCGCCTGCGTCTGAATCGATACGGCAACACGCGCGGACTGTGCGGGCAACATATTGCCATTAGCCATCTCAACGAAGCCGATAACATCATCGCCTTCCAACGTTGGGATCAACACGGCGCAGGCGACGATGTGATGATTATCGCCAATTGCAGCCACCAAGCACACAACAATTACCTCATCGGCTTTCCGGAAAGCGGCGAATGGACGCTGCGTTTTAATTCCGATGCCGCTATTTACAGCGATGATTTCGCCGACACGCCTAGCGGCAATATCTATGCAGAAAACGCGGCAAGAGACGGATTCAATGCCTGTGCGGCAATTCAAATCGCGCCTTATTCCGTATTGATTTATAGCCGCAAGCTGTAATTCTTACCTCAAATCTTGCCTATTGGTAAGAAAAGAAGCCTGCGAACAATTTATGCCTCTTTTTGAGGCATAAATCCTGTTTGTTTTCACTGCATTTATCAAAAATCAACAAGCATTATCCATAAACATTTGTGTTTTAAGTTTAATATTAACGTATCAAAACTTTTTAAAGCGCCCTAGTCTTGCTACATTAGCTTAGTCTTGCTACATTAGCCCCGTCAACAGACAAGTGAAATCAACTTAAAGGAATAGATATGTTAGCTATTAAAAATACCTTAAAAGAATTACGCCAAGTAAATGCTCAACCGGCAGTGAGTATTTTTGTTCCCACACATCGCACCTTCCCCGACAATCAACAAGATGCCATCGCAATCAAAAACCAACTTAAAATTGCCGAAGAACGCATTACCGCAGAATACGACAAACGCATCGCACAAGCCGTACTGGAAAACATCGAAGCGCAATTAGCGGACTGGGATCACAATTACAACCTTGACTCTTTAGCTATTTTTGCAACTAGTGAAGAAGCGCAAGCCATCCGTCTGCCTTTTGACGTTGATGCACGCGTCAATATCGGCGAAAAATTCGCTACCCGCAGCTTTATGCGCCACCTTTCTCAATCTTTCGCTTACTACATTTTATTGATTACACGTGATAAAGCGCGTCTCATCGAAGGTGCGAACAATCGTCTGGTCAAAGAAATTACCGCCGAAAGCCTTCGTCAACAGCAAATGGACGAACTGACTTTCCCGATTAACAATACCAGCCTGCCTACCGGTAGCAAAGCAGACCGCACCGGCTCGGCGGATGATGACAAATATTTGAAAGAATTCTTTAACCGTGTCGATAAGAGCCTGCAACAATTCTACAATCAATCGCCGCTGCCGGTCATTCTGGTAGGCGAGACGCAAAACTTAGGCGCTTATGAGCAAGTATGCGACAATCCGAACATCATCATCGGCAAACTCAGCCATTTGCCGAATTTGGAAGACGGACATCCGCAAAGCTTCATTGACGGTGTGCAAGAGCTTGTTCAAGAACAGCAAGGCAAGCGCTATGAAGAAGCTAAAGCCGCTTTAGAGAAAGCACGCAATGAAAATCTTCTGCGCACGGATTTGCAAGCCATCTACCGCGCAGCTTTCGAAGGCAATGCCTTAAGCCTTATCGTTCGCCAAGGTTATCGCGTGCCTGCCACGATTGATGAAAAAGAACTCAGTCTTAAAGTGGAAGAAGATGCGACCAAAGCCGGGGTTACTGACGATGCAGTGGGAGAAATCATTGAATTAGTCAGCCATAACGGCGGCGAAGTGGTTTTCTTACCTGCTGACGAAAACAATGAAAAAGAACCGATTGCCCTCGTTACCCGCTATTAAGCAATAAGCATTAAGCAATAAGCGCAAAAAACGGCAGCTTCGGCTGCCGTTTTTATTTTATATGAATAACAATAATCAGGCTTATTGTTCTCTTAAACGGCCTAATAAGAACTCAAAGTATAAATTTTCCTCTCAGGTTTATCCGCCATGATCTGCGCAATCGCGGCGACAAGCCCCGCGCGGCTCATATAGCCGGGCGGCACGTCTTCTAAGCGTTCACGGAGTTGGAAGGGATTATCTTTGTGGCTGTTCAATCCGCAAGGGCGCAGAATGCAATAATTTAATCCGCTGTTTTTCAGCAGATTTTCCGCCTGTGTTTTGGCTTCCAACGCTTCACCTAGCATTTCCTGCACCATCGGCGGCATATGCTCCCATTGCTCACCGCAGCCCATGCTGCTAATCAAGATAAAATATGTCTGCGGCGAATGTTCAGTCAAGGCATTGATAATATGCTGATTGCCGATAAAATCACAGCGCTCGCCCTGCGCATTCTTCCCTCCGATGAGGCTGATGACCATCTCGGCTTGGCTTTCCTTAATAATATCGGCAACCGCTGTTTCATCCAAAGCATCAGCAATTGCCGTGCGAATGCCGCGACTGCTGAAGAAATCGTCTTCCGGCATGCGGCGAACAAGGGCAATACTTTCATGATTGCCGATTTGCTCAAATAATGCGCGACCGCTACGACCGTTTGCACCAAAAATCAGCTTCATTTACGCCTCCAAACGATTAAATAATTCACGCATCGCAGTAATTTGTTCTTCACGCAGTTTGCCGTTTTCATCGCGTCCCACAAAAATTTTAAACATCGCGCCGCCTTTATGGTTGATAAAATTCAGCGACATGGTTGCCGTTCCCATAAAGGGGCGTTCCAAGAGATAGATTGCCGCGCAATGCTCATGATAAATATGCCCGTGCACGCCGCCCGCTTCGCCTTCTTCAAAATTATAAAAGCCGCGTGCGATACGTCCTTTAGGCAGACGGCTGCTGACTTCCATAATCACATCCGGCGTATGGGTAATAAAGGTAATCGGATGCTCCCATTCGGCAATCGCGCCCATAATCGCAACAAAATGTTCGCTGCCGATTTTGCGCGCCATACCTTCGGGCAAAAGTTCTAAAACATCGGCTAGGGAACATTGGTATTCATTTGCGAGCATTTCCAAAATTTGTCCCGGTCTTTTGGCAAGACTGTCGCGCAATTGCGCACGTTTTTCATCGTTTAAAGTCATCATATTTCCTTGTTCAGAGGGAGAAGAAAGGCTCATCATGAGCTTGCGCGTCATGGTGGGCGACCAAAAACGTCCGCTGGTATGCAAATGCGCCAGCCCGTTTTGGTCAATACTGAGTAAATCTTGCTTTGCCCATGCTTGGATTTGCCGCAAAGCATGAGGATGCTGTTTAAATAATGTACTGTCAATTTGCCCAAGCTCGATATCATGCTGCACTTGAGCAAGCAGGGCTTTATGTTCGCCGTGGCGGCTCATAAAGAGAATGTTTTTCTCGCCTGAAGGCGTATCAAGATATTGTTGCAAATCAGCCTGCACCATATAGCTATACGCCCCAATATTTCCCCCTGCCCCAGAGCCGAATGCCAAACAAGGCATATTAGATTTCACCAGCGTGTTATATAAATTACGTTCCCCACCATCAGGGCGGGCAAAATGGCTGTTGCTGACTTGCAGCCAGCCGTTTTCCATTAGGGTTTCTACCGCATAGGCATAATGGCAGCTTTGCTCCGCCAAAGAGGGCGGCGCCGGAAACTTATCATTTTCAATCATGCGGTTAATCGGCAATTGCGGGAATAAATTAAAAGCATAAGTGTCCAGTCCCGCTAAAGGCAGGGCGCAGGCGCGTGCAATATCCTGCGCCCAAACGGCATCATCTTGACGCGGCAAACCAAACATTAAATCCGCTACCAAGACCACTTTTTCACGCGCCAATTGTTCTAAATATTGATAAGCTTCGTCGCCGCTGAATTTGCGCCCCAGTTTGCGCCGAATTTCCGTATTAAAGGTTTGCACGCCAATCGAAATACGATTCACGCCCGCCGCAATACATGCCCGTGCTTTATCTAAATCAAAATGACGAATCCGCCCTTCAAGTGTAAATTCACAATCCTCCGCCAAGGGCAAATAACGCTGACAAGCCTCAATTAAGCGTACTAAATCCGCAGTATGCAAAGCGGTGGGCGTGCCGCCGCCAAAATACACTGCACGAATTTTGCCGCTGCCCGAACGCATTTGCGCTTCTTGCGCCAGCTCCCCAATGACCTTATCGACATATATCGCGCTTTGCTCATCATGCCAAGGATTGCGGTAAAAGCCGCAAAATACGCAATGATTGGCACAAAAAGGAATGTGGATATATGCCAAAGCATCTTGCTCTAAAGGACGGACGATTTCCTGCCGAAACAAAGTTTGCCATTCTTCCGCCGCCACAGGGACTCCGCCCCAAATAGGCTGCAATGAACGCCGCTCGGCAAAAGCATGCGGCGCAACTTGTTGTGATGAATAACGTTTATTTGCAATCATTAGCTTGTCGTCATGATGAGAAAAGCAAATTCTAGCAAAAAACAAAATGAAAATCTTTATTATCCCAAATTGGTTTACCAAAAAATTTGCTTTTTTCAGTAGTAATCAAGTTTTAGAATGCAGGGTTTTCTGCAAAGGAAAAACGACGATAATACCGATATGGCAAGAGCCACATCGGCTATCTACCCTGAGCGTGAGAGAAAGACAGCCGCCGCAAGATGCGATACCATAGCTTGTCTATTGATGTTGAATGATTGCATGCGCTTTTATCGGCATCAGGTATTTGTAAGGATTAAAGAAATTTTATGACCACACCATCCCATACTCCTGTTTCCGATGAGCAATATGATAAGGATTTTTATCACAATGCTTCCGCCTGCTATTCTTGGTATAAACACCCGAAACTGGTTCGCAACACGAATTTTGGGGTATTTTGCTGGTTTGGCATCAGCTATATTGTTTACAGAATATTTTTTAAGACGATACATTTTCACGCAGCCGATACCGCGGCAAACACAGACAATTATCTGAGCATCGAACGCTTTTACAAAGAGAAAAGCCTATTGCCGGATAATCTGTTCGCCGATATCACGCTGCCCTCTTTTGATGGCTCGTCATGGATTTTGCTGATGATTTTCGCCTTAATGTTAAGGAAAATATTCAAGCGTTTATACGCTATTTTTTTCATGTCCGCTTATCCTGTGGTCAGCCTGAATGCTCAAGGCATCAGCCTTGCGACTCGAAAACGTTTGTTCTTTCCGACTCAAATCAGCTTTGCCCGAAAAACACTCAACACGCATTTCGATTGGCATGAATTATCAAAAATAGAAGCATACAACACTTATATCAGCGGCCGTGGTCGCCGCGTAGGCTGGCATTTTCATCTTAGGAATCGCAAAACCGAAAACATCTTCATCGAAAGCAAACATCATTCTTTTATATATCATCATGAAATGGCAGAAGAAATAGCACAAATAGCAAACATGATAAAAAAGAAAAGCGCGCCAATGATGCCGCGCTTGCAGCAGTCGATGAACATCCTGCCTTTGGCATGGATAGTCTTATTCATCAATAGCGCGCACTTTATTTTTTCGCTGCTCCGCCCATGGCTGATTCAATACCAAATCATGACCGCCCATTCCTTTGAAACGCGCTACGGCTGGCTATTTCTACTCAATCTCTTATGTTTTATTCTTCCCTACCGCTGGCAAGCACGGGAAAACACCGCCGAAACCTCACCAAGTAATCCGGCATGAAAAAACGCCTTTACAGGCGCTTTTTCATCATAACAGAGAATCATAGAGCAATTAACCGGTCAGCTGCCGCGTGATGATGGTCTTCAAAAAGGGCAGTTTATTGCTCACACGCAATACGCCGCCGCGCACAACTTTCGCTATCGGCGTTTCGCGGGTAAAGAGTTTTACAATCAAATTCGTGCCGTGATAGAGCGGCAGGGTATTTCTTTGATGCTGGCGGGTATAGGCGGCGAGCATATTATCCGCGCCGATGTCCTTACCTTGTCCGTGCTGACGCAATATCAGACGCGCCAAAATTTCCTGACTTTGCAGCCCCAGATTATAGCCGTGCGCGGTAACAGGATGCATACCGCAGGCGGCATCGCCAATCAAGGCGCAACGTGTGGCGTGGAAACGGCGGGCATGGGTTCCCATCAGCGGATAGTCGCAAACTTCGCTGATTAAACGCATTTCGCCGAAGCGGTGCTGCACTTGCGCGGCAACATGGTCGGCTAAGGCTTGCGGTGCGAGCGAAGTCAAGGTGTGTACTTTGCGG
Encoded proteins:
- a CDS encoding IMPACT family protein, whose amino-acid sequence is MTYALTLSAACEGLYQEKGSKFLAFAFPCRQEDEFGKRLADLRQAHPKARHHCYAWRLGENGQQYRVNDDGEPSGTAGLPIYHQLQSFEVSDCGLIVVRYFGGTLLGVSGLIRAYKQAAQDALKQGRFLPIVPKAEFVAVAEYAQVHRLMQAVQQHQLDIISQEMGISCRFHLRGERDNLEAIRAQLHSFNISTQDYD
- the mvaD gene encoding diphosphomevalonate decarboxylase, with amino-acid sequence MTKEEYFNRFLPPHLQAKDSGQAYAPANIALSKYWGKRDAALNLPMNGSLSISLGALGTHTTVIAIDAPQDMMVLNGKNISPDSAFYRKTQAFIRLFRRGQTPSLLIESSNTIPTAAGLASSASGFAALTLALADLWQLDLDSRILSSFARIGSGSAARSLWHGFVKWQKGEAADGSDSYAMPITSDWQDLHIGLLEIDTAEKSVSSRDGMNHTVATSPLYAPWAACAEADLQTIEEAIANRDFHLLAQTAESNAFAMHASMMAARPALIYLQAESFRQIARIHALRAQGLPLYFTADAGPNLKLLYLAKDEAEVLAAFPHMVAINPFA
- a CDS encoding alpha-amylase family glycosyl hydrolase, coding for MAEQTTHQSGMGALPFAGGIFFRVWAPHADALAVTGDFNDWSESANPLIHEGNGYWYGEVASAALGQQYRYCITNGEQKLSRIDPYARQVTNSVGNGVIYDPAAFDWEDDHFTLPAHNELVIYEMHVGSFYREDENEVGNFDMVLKRLDYLQKLGINVIQVMPIAEFAGDLSWGYNPAHLFAVESAYGGPDGFKRLVKEAHRRGIAVILDVVYNHFGPSDLDLWQFDGWQENDKGGIYFYNDHRSQTPWGDTRPDYGREEVRRFIHDNVMMWLKDYHLDGLRYDMTVYIHSTDAGGEAIPEGWHLLQEINASVRQAFPGRITIAEDLHSNEAITADTAAGGAGFHSQWDAQFVHPIRTFVTAAQDQERSMHALAAALSFRYGNDACSRVIYSESHDEVANGKARVPQEIHPDDPQGWYAQKRSTLAAALLFTAPGIPMIFQGQEFLQGEWFRDDVPLDWDLREDYHGIVRMYRDLIRLRLNRYGNTRGLCGQHIAISHLNEADNIIAFQRWDQHGAGDDVMIIANCSHQAHNNYLIGFPESGEWTLRFNSDAAIYSDDFADTPSGNIYAENAARDGFNACAAIQIAPYSVLIYSRKL
- a CDS encoding NAD(P)-binding oxidoreductase; this translates as MKLIFGANGRSGRALFEQIGNHESIALVRRMPEDDFFSSRGIRTAIADALDETAVADIIKESQAEMVISLIGGKNAQGERCDFIGNQHIINALTEHSPQTYFILISSMGCGEQWEHMPPMVQEMLGEALEAKTQAENLLKNSGLNYCILRPCGLNSHKDNPFQLRERLEDVPPGYMSRAGLVAAIAQIMADKPERKIYTLSSY
- the hutW gene encoding heme anaerobic degradation radical SAM methyltransferase ChuW/HutW codes for the protein MIANKRYSSQQVAPHAFAERRSLQPIWGGVPVAAEEWQTLFRQEIVRPLEQDALAYIHIPFCANHCVFCGFYRNPWHDEQSAIYVDKVIGELAQEAQMRSGSGKIRAVYFGGGTPTALHTADLVRLIEACQRYLPLAEDCEFTLEGRIRHFDLDKARACIAAGVNRISIGVQTFNTEIRRKLGRKFSGDEAYQYLEQLAREKVVLVADLMFGLPRQDDAVWAQDIARACALPLAGLDTYAFNLFPQLPINRMIENDKFPAPPSLAEQSCHYAYAVETLMENGWLQVSNSHFARPDGGERNLYNTLVKSNMPCLAFGSGAGGNIGAYSYMVQADLQQYLDTPSGEKNILFMSRHGEHKALLAQVQHDIELGQIDSTLFKQHPHALRQIQAWAKQDLLSIDQNGLAHLHTSGRFWSPTMTRKLMMSLSSPSEQGNMMTLNDEKRAQLRDSLAKRPGQILEMLANEYQCSLADVLELLPEGMARKIGSEHFVAIMGAIAEWEHPITFITHTPDVIMEVSSRLPKGRIARGFYNFEEGEAGGVHGHIYHEHCAAIYLLERPFMGTATMSLNFINHKGGAMFKIFVGRDENGKLREEQITAMRELFNRLEA